One window of the Salvia miltiorrhiza cultivar Shanhuang (shh) chromosome 6, IMPLAD_Smil_shh, whole genome shotgun sequence genome contains the following:
- the LOC130988081 gene encoding uncharacterized protein LOC130988081, protein MLEQLLIFTRGGLILWTCKELGNALRGSPIDTLIRSCLLEERSGAASYNYDAPGASYTLKWTFHNDLGLVFVAVYQRILHLLYVDDLLSMVKKEFLEIYDPKRTSYNDFDDIFQQLKKEAEARAEEMKKSKQVGKPMNNNIARKQGNVQNGNMDGGNKKKSGGESGNDANGDRFKGRPLENGNLNNNHIGKGEAATLVKNNGKENGASNTGAFDVNKLQKLRSKGGKKTETVANKVSKEEPKKTTKKNRVWDDSPKEAKLDFTDPGSENGEQHIAVVAADQGESMMDKEEIVSSDSESESEEEDTAKDNKVDAKKKGWFSSMFESIAGKANLEKSDLEPALKALKDRLMTKNVAEEIAEKLCESVAASLEGKKLASFTRISSTVQAAMEDALTRILTPRRSIDILRDVHAAKEQGKPYVVVFVGVNGVGKSTNLAKVAYWLQQHNVNVMMAACDTFRSGAVEQLRTHARRLQIPIFEKGYEKDPAIVAKEAIQEASRNGSDVVLVDTAGRMQDNEPLMRALSKLIYVNSPDLVLFVGEALVGNDAVDQLSKFNQKLGDLSPSPNPRLIDGILLTKFDTIDDKVGAALSMVYISGSPVMFVGCGQSYTDLKKLNVKSIVKTLLK, encoded by the exons ATGTTAGAGCAGTTACTCATATTTACAAGAGGAGGTTTAATCCTCTGGACTTGCAAAGAGCTTGGGAATGCTCTTAGAGGATCGCCCATTGATACCTTGATAAGGTCCTGCCTTTTGGAGGAAAGGTCAGGTGCTGCATCGTACAACTATGATGCCCCGGGTGCTTCATACACGCTTAAGTGGACATTTCACAATGATTTGGGGCTTGTTTTTGTTGCTGTGTATCAACGTATTCTCCATCTCTTGTATGTCGACGATCTGCTCTCTATGGTTAAGAAAGAGTTCTTGGAGATTTATGATCCAAAGCGAACTTCATACAATGACTTCGATGATATATTTCAACAGCTTAAGAAGGAAGCTGAGGCTCGTGCAGAGGAAATGAAGAAATCAAAGCAGGTTGGCAAGCCTATGAACAATAACATTGCTAGGAAGCAAGGAAATGTGCAAAATGGAAACATGGATGGaggtaataaaaaaaagagtggAGGTGAATCTGGAAATGATGCTAACGGTGACAGGTTCAAGGGCCGCCCTTTAGAAAATGGAAATCTTAACAATAATCATATTGGGAAAGGGGAAGCAGCTACGCTGGTTAAAAATAATGGAAAAGAGAATGGGGCTTCCAATACTGGTGCTTTTGATGTAAATAAGCTACAGAAGCTTAGGTCAAAAGGTGGAAAAAAAACTGAAACTGTTGCTAACAAGGTTTCTAAAGAGGAACCTAAAAAGACTACTAAAAAGAACAGAGTTTGGGATGATTCACCAAAAGAGGCAAAACTGGATTTCACTGATCCAGGGAGCGAGAATGGGGAACAGCACATAGCAGTTGTAGCCGCAGATCAAGGTGAGAGTATGATGGACAAAGAGGAGATTGTTAGCAGTGACAGCGAAAGCGAAAGCGAGGAGGAAGACACAGCTAAGGATAATAAGGTTGATGCTAAGAAGAAAGGGTGGTTTTCATCCATGTTCGAGAG TATTGCGGGTAAAGCAAATTTGGAGAAGTCTGACCTAGAACCAGCTCTTAAAGCTCTAAAGGACAGACTAATGACAAAGAATGTG GCAGAGGAAATAGCTGAGAAACTTTGTGAATCAGTGGCAGCAAGTCTTGAAGGCAAAAAGCTAGCTTCTTTTACAAGAATCTCATCTACAGTTCAG GCTGCTATGGAAGATGCACTTACCCGCATTTTAACTCCTAGACGCTCAATTGATATTTTGAGGGATGTTCATGCTGCGAAGGAGCAAGGGAAACCTTATGTTGTGGTTTTTGTTGGAGTTAATGGAGTCGGGAAATCTACCAATCTAGCTAAG GTTGCCTACTGGCTTCAACAGCATAATGTCAATGTTATGATGGCTGCCTGCGACACATTCAGATCAGGTGCCGTGGAGCAGCTGCGTACACATGCACGGAGACTCCAG ATTCCCATATTTGAGAAAGGCTATGAGAAAGATCCTGCAATTGTGGCAAAAGAAGCAATTCAGGAGGCCAGTCGAAATGGTTCAGATGTTGTTCTGGTGGATACAGCTGGAAGAATGCAG GATAACGAACCATTGATGCGAGCTCTGTCAAAGCTTATCTATGTAAACAGTCCAGACCTGGTTCTGTTTGTTGGTGAGGCACTTGTGGGGAACGATGCTGTTGATCAGTTGTCGAAGTTCAACCAG AAACTAGGTGACCTCTCGCCCTCGCCAAATCCCCGACTGATCGACGGCATCCTGCTGACCAAGTTCGACACTATTGATGACAAG GTGGGAGCTGCATTATCTATGGTTTATATATCTGGATCACCGGTGATGTTTGTTGGCTGTGGGCAGTCCTATACTGATTTGAAGAAGCTCAATGTCAAGTCCATCGTGAAAACGCTTCTCAAATAG
- the LOC130988082 gene encoding uncharacterized protein LOC130988082 yields MSDNRMWMYARYNDRLAFEMGLETFLEYARNQTAYTDGEGNIRCPCKKCKNQAYLDVPTVRKHVGRCGFVLNYTNWVSHGEARLYMPTADGSGPLVSGTPETLEVGTTSRAKRPKGPTATQIRARSAIDGGRIWFERDATGKLMEPLGLSKACTASFKRFDNPGGYTWKKTHPDIKTAYFNELRKEFSWAPEDEKEVRDMWEKNARKRYFDMISEYKSDLMKSLDRGKEMSRPAWMSPEFWTGLQEYWQSPEAQALSARARANRMSEHDGQGTGVSRHVDGSQSTRILQQYMDAPNYATFLRLHMYADGSYTSERDARIDHEVHRLAAATGREHRLDEVYLEVVQSDRSRIYGVGSVGQSQASRGSTRSTGTSAVSQQLYETRISTLEERMQQQEEEWAVERAAIEARLAAEQAERQAFMERFAQMEQLMKLYGWSSHRAPSPTHRHHDDDAAA; encoded by the exons atgagtgataatcgtatgtggatgtacgcgagatacaatgatcgtctTGCATTTGAAATGGGACTTGAGACTTTCCTTGAGTACGCAagaaatcaaacggcgtacacagatggagagggtaacattaggtgcccgtgtaagaagtgcaagaatcaagcgtatttgGATGTACCTACAGTCAGAAAACATGTTGGTAGGTGTGGATTTGTTCTGAATTACACAAATTGGGTTTCTCACGGGGAAGCACGACTGTATATGCCGACAGCGGATGGGTCCGGACCGCTTGtttctgggactcccgagactcTAGAGGTTGGTACTACTTCACGGGCTAAAAGGCCCAAGGGCCCTACAGCTACACAGATCAGAGCCCGATCGGCTATAGACGGAGGGAGGATTTGGTTCGAGAGGGATGCTActgg TAAATTGATGGAGCCGCTtggcctgtccaaagcttgcactGCTTCATTTAAGAGGTTTGATAACCCAGGCGGTTACACATGGAAGAAGACGCACCCGGATATTAAGACGGCGTATTTTAATGAATTACGg aaagagttttcTTGGGCGCCCGAGGATGAGAAGGAAGTGAGGGACATGTGGGAGAAAAatgcccgcaaaaggtactTCGACATGATCAGCGAGTACAAGTCAGATCTCATGAAGAGCCTGGACAGAGGGAAAGAGATGTCTAGACCCGCCTGGATGAGTCCAGAATTCTGGACAGGACTCCAGGAATACTGGCAGAGTCCCGAGGCTCAGGCACTTTCTGCGCGAGcacgtgccaaccggatgtccgagcACGATGGGCAGGGTACAGGGGTCAGTAGGCACGTGGACGGATCtcagtcgactcgtatcctaCAGCAGTATATg GATGCgccgaactatgccaccttcctccgcctccacatgtaCGCCGATggaagttatacgtcggagagagaCGCAAGAATTgat cacgaggttcatcgacttgccgctgccacaggacgagAGCACCGGCTAGatgaggtgtatttggaggtggtaCAGTCGGACAGGTCAAGGATCTACGGCGTCGGAAGTGTCGGGCAGAgccaggctagtagggggtctacccgcagcacgggcacttctgcggtgtctcaacagctttatgagacacggatctccacgctggaggagcgcatGCAACAGCAAGAAGAGGAGTGGGCTGTAGAGAGGGCTGCAATAGAGGCACGATTGGCTGCAGAGCAAGCAGAACGTCAAGCCTTCATGGAGCGCTTTGCCCAAATGGAGCAGTTAATGAAGCTGTATGGATGGAGCTCGCATCGAGCTCCATCCCCTACTCATCGTCATCATGATGATGATGCTGCTGCTTAG
- the LOC130988083 gene encoding early nodulin-like protein 12, with amino-acid sequence MAFWKTLVLFLALLHSSQAREFHVIDDKASWQIPSSPDAFDKWAQNNRFEIGDSIVFKYDGKADSVVEVSEADFKTCSASNPIKSFSDGNTVIALDKSGPLFFISAAPAHCQKGQKLHIRVLSANHHHHHRPAAAPAPSPIAHHSPAPAPAPHNAAAVALRAGFLAAAAMALASAALV; translated from the exons ATGGCTTTCTGGAAAACCCTAGTTCTCTTCTTGGCTCTCCTTCATTCCTCTCAAGCTAGGGAATTTCACGTCATCGACGATAAGGCTTCATGGCAGATTCCCTCCTCCCCCGACGCCTTCGACAAATGGGCCCAAAACAACCGTTTCGAAATCGGCGATTCCATCG TTTTCAAGTACGACGGCAAGGCAGATTCGGTGGTGGAAGTGAGCGAAGCAGACTTCAAAACATGCAGCGCTTCAAATCCCATCAAATCCTTCAGCGATGGAAATACCGTAATTGCCCTCGACAAATCCGGCCCCCTTTTCTTCATCAGCGCCGCCCCCGCTCACTGCCAGAAGGGCCAGAAGCTCCACATTAGGGTTCTCTCcgccaaccaccaccaccaccaccgccccgCCGCCGCTCCCGCCCCGTCGCCAATCGCTCACCATTCCCCCGCCCCTGCTCCCGCGCCGCACAACGCCGCCGCCGTCGCGCTGCGAGCTGGCTTTCTGGCCGCCGCTGCGATGGCTTTAGCTTCAGCTGCTCTTGTTTAG